The segment GAGGCTTGCAGCATCCGAGAATGTATTCATCCTAGCATAAGATtctcgcagtggccttttaagcCAATCCCTTCtggcaaacaaacaaaaaaatcatcCCAGCAAGTGCTCAGTTTGCCGTTAAATTTCGTGACATTTCGTACTTCATCCGTTTCGTTCTTTCCAATTCGTGTGATAATCTAGTCACTAAGCGGCGATTTCTGAGGATACCTCCCAGGTAAccataaccaataagcattacgtaAGCAGCAAAGCAAATCAACcgcttatccagctttttacgagtcataatggcggacgtgttcgtaatatttgaacagcgtttttgacatttccctaatacatcgcacgttttctttccgcgcgtttaCGGCAAAACtgaaggaatgtacggaaagacaacgtgcgatgtattagggaaatgtcaaaaatgctgttcatatattacgaacacgtccgccattatggctcgtaaaaagctggattggcatatttggcgttttatactgcacgttgttgtatattagctttttgatggcaaattggcatccaaaattctattcaaatttctcgtgtcagtaatcagctgcaaatgagcattgtcagcactataagaaggttagcagtaaagtagccgtatattttgccaaaatgacATTTGAGTAGCATTTAAGATGACTTAAATGcctattggcttgcatttgaatagcattgatgatgcatattggttacctgggcgggTCTAGCTGTAATATGCTGGCCAGCACTCGTGTATTAGGTAAATTGTTTAACACGCTAAAGCATTCCTTCAGCGGATGGTtttgtaagtatgtatgtatgggggtagccaccatcatcTCAAGGGTTTctcattgtatgcaagtagaattactgcagaatcgagtttatctacctagcaactttcatgtcaatgctgttcgtgaaggaccaaaaggggttgggtggatctataagcaatgtcgcttatatgattcaacgggatataagacactccttccagcatagacttctggtttctagatacataacttcgccgtgtaaacttgcgtgatgatttgtgtgctagaaggtcGCGTAAAAATCCTCTCCGatcttatatgacttgggctggttaccacattcctcatccagtcttcgattcattcaataccctgatgctccttcctCTTGGCGATAATGATgatatatggcaatgtaataaaatatgtgttatatgaatatacattatatgaagatatatagacaaaaacagaacaatctcaccatcagtccttcgaatggaatagagttgcatcatttgagtttacatgagtgcttccattattaatttaattttttcttctggtatccatgaacattatttaaactttcttcggcccgaattttcactgtacagtaggaggtgcttgcttcatgagctaaaacaaaacaaatcattaaataacttatgctaagcttacctactaacaaggtcgtgtggctcagccgtcatccaaacccgcagttttgagatctgGCAGTCTGGAACCAgccatcatcgcacctcctagcttggctactcaatagagcattaccgggtaaggccacgtggaggcgctaggtaggggcttgggatggctggagctatgttggacgcttcctcatttgccttccccgttTCATACCGGCATTCCTTCAGCGGATGGTTTTGTCCAAAAACAGTTCTATATGTCTTACAACATGGATTAGCAAACATTGGCGGGATCGACGAAAAGCGTCGTAGGTGCAAAGGCTCCAACGTTATCCGAAGGCATCTTTGTTCGTACGGCGGTTATCTTTGCGGGTGGAACGCCATAGTAGTCGTCGTAAAGCGAAACGAACAAAACAGCGTTTCACTCTTTCAGTGCGAAATGTGAGTTGCATGGTAAGGTGCCCAGATTTGGACATCATATTCGAGGACGCTTCGAACAAGAGAGCAATAGAGTGTCTTCAATGCGTACATGTCACGAAATTCACGTGCGTTACGCCGGCCGCCGGGTGATAAAAGCCCTGGGAAGTCGCACTAATGTGTTCGTTGAAAAAGAGTTTGCAGTTCATCGTCACTCCCAAGTCTTTATTCGATGTAACACGATCCAAACTGAAACCGTCTATGGTGTAGTCACCTGCGTCCATGCATAGTAAAACTTATTATTTTGCACTTTGTTGTGTCCATCTCCATGCCATTCAAGACACACCACCTGGCTGTGTTGTTAATATCTTGCTGTAAAACAGCGCAGTCGACCAACGAGCTAATGGTTCGGTAGGTCTTTAAGTCGTCGGCGTACATAAGGTGATGAGAGTTAATTCTGTGACTCGAGTCATTCAAACAGAATGAAAATTCAGGGACCAAGGTGCACGCCACCTTGTGGCACGCTTGGtgtaaaaaaactgtttggttcgACCGATCCTAATTTCACGACAGTTGATCTATCGAATAGATATGACTTAAACCATAAAATGAGCCAATGAGGAAAACTTGGCCTTTCAAGCTATTTGAGTGTTAATTTGTGGGGTACTATCGAACGCTTTAGTAAAATCCACGTGAACGTGAATCCAATTAACATCGCTTTTCCAGAATAGAGTTGAACGCGCTAGTGTAATGCCACAAGATTTGTTTAGCCGCAAAGCAAAGTACATTCTATCATAAATCACAAGTTCAAGTTCAGCGTTTTTGCTAGACAACAGTGGATCGAAATCGGTCGGTAATTTTTAACGACGTGAGTGCATCCGCGCAACCGCGAATAAATTCATGAGGTACTTTATCCAGTCTATGACTAGACTGGGACGACGAAAGAGTTTCACTATTGGTCTGAACTCTTATGCCAAGTCTTCCATTTTACTTGGTCCATGTTCTCAGCCTCCAAACCCGCCGGAATCATCATCTAAATTTTCCTGTTGATCTGCGTGATTCACGTAAGTAGTTTTCAGATTTATTGTATGAAGTAATGGAGTATAATTTCAACTTATTACTATAAGCAATTTTATATTATAAGTAATTACCACGACCATAGACACATATGATCCATCCAGTAtgttgaaaaatgtaaattgtGGAGCAGAATCATTCTTAGCACTACAGATATTGTTTAATCGTCATGGACAATCTTCTTTTCGGCATCTTTTTTGCTGgatttcttcttcttcgctGGAGTCTTTTCCGGTTTCTCTGGTTTTTCCGGAACCTCACTATCGGTCGGATGACCGCTGGCGGAGCCAACGGGTGGTACCTGCGGTGGACCACCAACTCCAGCTTGTCCGGCTGCACTTCCAGCAGCAGTCGGAGGAGGTCCACCCGGAGCAGGCCCAGGACCGTACGGAGAGTGAGGATGATGGCCATCGCCGACTGGTCCACCGTGGTGCGGGTCAGCTCCGTAGTGACCCATAGGTGCGCCATGGCTAGGACGCGGTGGACCTGGCATATATTGACCGGGTGGTGGCGGTGCGTATTGCTGGTGATATGGATAGTGACCATATTGTCCATAGGATTGGGGATGTGCTCCGTATCCGCTAGGTAGATAGTACGGTCTTGGAGGACCAGCATGTGGATAACCGGGATATCCAGAATGAGACGGCATACCTGGGTGCGGCTGCATATGCGGGGGAATGTGATGGCTCGGCGGCGGAGGTGGAGGAGCCTGGTGATGAGGGACTGTAACATTCGGTGGAGCAACATGAGATTCAGCACTGTGCGATGGATATGGAGAGGAAGGAGCAGATGTCGGTGCTGTTGTAACGTGATGGTGGGGCGGTGGAGGCGCCGATACAGGTGGCGGCGGAGTCGCTGCCACCGGGACAGTTTCTGGTTTTTGTTCGGGAACAACAGCAGGATTACGATAATGCtctgaaaaaattattattttttatatttatctactcaaaagataaaaataaattagaaCTCACCAGGTGCAAGATTGGATGCCGGAGGTACAGGCGTGCTCGGCAACGGTTGTTCAACTGGAGGTGGTTTATGTTCCACTGTCGCTTCCTTGGGTAATTCCTCCGATGTTTTTTGAGTTGCAGCCAATTTAGAGGTTTCATCAAGCTTTAGCGGTACCTCTTCTCTTTCATCCTTTTTCTGTACGCTTTCGTGCGAAATTTTTGCTACGGGCTCCTGTTCAGCGCGGGCTTCCTCATTGAGAGGAACAGCTGAATGTCCAACCGCAAGACCATCTCCGGTGTGATCATCTGGTTTTCCGCCAACAGCATGAGCTGGCATAAGTGGTTTTTGCTGTTCCTCGACCGTCCGCATGCGTTCACGTTTCATTATCTCATATTGTCTGTCAACCATTTTTTGGAAAGTTTCATCATCCACAGCCGGTTTGCAGTGTTTCTTAAGTTCGTCCTGAAACTGTTCGCTTGATTCGACAAATTTACGTTTTCTCGTATCGAATTTTTCTTCGATCAGCTGCAACTCATGCTGGAGCTTCATTTGATGCATAGCCAGCGATTGAACCTGCCTTTTAAGGACGTGCATGCGTTGGGTGGTTACAACCGAACGAACATCCGGCACAACAGCAtcagaaaaaatttcatttatcAAACGATGATTCCGAGAAAACCTTGCATAAGCTACGTGCTTGAACGAATATCCATCGTCTTGGTCTTCTTCATCCTCAGCTGGTTGTATATCGATTCTTCGATCCTGCTGGCCGCCTTTCGAGCTAGATCTTGCACCATCATGACCATCGCCATCACCGCCTGGCTTGGACTTATTCTTGGCAGTCAAATAT is part of the Sabethes cyaneus chromosome 2, idSabCyanKW18_F2, whole genome shotgun sequence genome and harbors:
- the LOC128736318 gene encoding SWI/SNF-related matrix-associated actin-dependent regulator of chromatin subfamily E member 1 — encoded protein: MALPSNYKHSPVSTPTTQRLRPSGSSSDSRKPDTSSPFMHSPQGNPAFTPQKLGKSATTAEAKMIKPPKAPEKPLMPYMRYSRKVWDSIKASNSDLKLWEVGKIIGQQWRDLPEKDKEEYIAEYEAEKLEYEKNLKAYHNSPAYLAYLTAKNKSKPGGDGDGHDGARSSSKGGQQDRRIDIQPAEDEEDQDDGYSFKHVAYARFSRNHRLINEIFSDAVVPDVRSVVTTQRMHVLKRQVQSLAMHQMKLQHELQLIEEKFDTRKRKFVESSEQFQDELKKHCKPAVDDETFQKMVDRQYEIMKRERMRTVEEQQKPLMPAHAVGGKPDDHTGDGLAVGHSAVPLNEEARAEQEPVAKISHESVQKKDEREEVPLKLDETSKLAATQKTSEELPKEATVEHKPPPVEQPLPSTPVPPASNLAPEHYRNPAVVPEQKPETVPVAATPPPPVSAPPPPHHHVTTAPTSAPSSPYPSHSAESHVAPPNVTVPHHQAPPPPPPSHHIPPHMQPHPGMPSHSGYPGYPHAGPPRPYYLPSGYGAHPQSYGQYGHYPYHQQYAPPPPGQYMPGPPRPSHGAPMGHYGADPHHGGPVGDGHHPHSPYGPGPAPGGPPPTAAGSAAGQAGVGGPPQVPPVGSASGHPTDSEVPEKPEKPEKTPAKKKKSSKKDAEKKIVHDD